In a single window of the Aquarana catesbeiana isolate 2022-GZ linkage group LG13, ASM4218655v1, whole genome shotgun sequence genome:
- the LOC141116508 gene encoding junctional adhesion molecule A-like gives MKKMVAIRGVWGVLLSLGTAVLCSPAINLKEGENAEFPCNYPIYQNPRVEWKFTSGTDSTMMYYDGELTAPYKSRATFFPQGLRLDSVTRKDSGEYSCEVTGKDSSGKPQYFQDKTQLVVLVPPSVPIAQVPTSVSTGSTATLYCIEKDASPPPVFTWYKNGVPMPENPKDSPTFQNSSYTIDKTTGQLQISPVMKTDVGQYSCQAENSLGKESSAPVQMEVSKYRTFGGGDPSPDSIYNIGSEKI, from the exons ggACGGCAGTTCTTTGTAGCCCGGCCATCAACCTGAAGGAAGGAGAGA ATGCAGAATTTCCATGCAATTATCCCATCTACCAGAACCCACGTGTGGAGTGGAAGTTCACATCCGGCACTGACTCCACCATGATGTACTATGATGGAGAACTGACAG CACCCTATAAGAGTCGGGCGACCTTCTTCCCACAAGGCCTCCGGCTAGATTCGGTGACCAGGAAGGACAGTGGGGAATATTCGTGTGAGGTGACCGGAAAGGATTCCAGCGGGAAGCCGCAGTACTTCCAGGACAAGACTCAGCTGGTGGTGTTGG TTCCCCCCTCTGTGCCCATCGCTCAGGTACCAACTTCTGTCAGTACCGGGAGTACCGCAACCCTTTACTGCATTGAGAAGGACGCCTCACCACCTCCAGTCTTCACCTGGTACAAGAATGGTGTCCCAATGCCCGAAAACCCCAAGGACAGCCCCACCTTCCAGAACTCCAGCTACACCATCGATAAAACAACTGgacaactg CAGATCAGTCCGGTGATGAAGACGGATGTCGGACAATATTCCTGCCAAGCAGAAAATTCTCTGGGGAAGGAGTCATCGGCACCGGTCCAGATGGAAGTCAGTAAGTATCGGACATTCGGGGGGGGTGACCCCTCTCCggacagtatttataatataggaAGTGAGAAAATATAA